The following are encoded in a window of Salinigranum halophilum genomic DNA:
- a CDS encoding universal stress protein produces the protein MTGVLVPFDGSKLAVEALRFAYERFPEAEVTALFVVDTSVTYQPERYVGVKLGEIYEQREKEGEDLLEEAESIAAEFDAPLTTVVERGRPWQEILEYVDDHDIDHVVLGSHSRDFLERFFVGSVAERVVDRIPVPVTLIR, from the coding sequence ATGACGGGCGTTCTGGTTCCGTTCGACGGTTCGAAGCTCGCGGTCGAAGCGCTCCGGTTCGCCTACGAGCGCTTTCCGGAAGCGGAGGTGACGGCGCTGTTCGTCGTCGACACGAGCGTCACGTACCAGCCGGAGCGGTACGTGGGCGTGAAGCTCGGCGAGATCTACGAGCAACGTGAAAAGGAGGGCGAGGACCTGCTCGAGGAGGCCGAGTCGATCGCTGCCGAGTTCGACGCCCCGTTGACGACGGTCGTCGAGCGGGGTCGACCCTGGCAGGAGATTCTCGAGTACGTCGACGACCACGACATCGACCACGTCGTCCTCGGGAGTCACAGCCGAGACTTCCTCGAGCGGTTCTTCGTCGGCAGCGTCGCCGAACGGGTCGTCGACCGGATTCCCGTCCCAGTGACCCTCATCCGGTGA
- a CDS encoding HD domain-containing protein, with the protein MGVEIQESPVSENAFEEMKAFVYDYLDASVENEDDGGRMRWYPWHSAEYRYNHILNVVDLAVHIAEREGADVDVVTIAALFHDIAKLEADQEVHAEEGARVAREYLTTHGDFTQSLIEQVCQVVSEHSYQGPLSDVSLETRCLIEADIIDKVGANGTALMLLRMGYEARTHMDAAEMVQRVLERGKDASRRVESDTAESLVHQRLTRVKWFQEWLEEEVPNMDHEGFGE; encoded by the coding sequence GTGGGCGTTGAGATCCAAGAGTCGCCCGTCTCGGAGAACGCGTTCGAGGAGATGAAGGCGTTCGTGTACGACTACCTCGACGCGAGCGTCGAGAACGAGGACGACGGCGGGCGCATGCGGTGGTACCCCTGGCACAGTGCGGAGTACCGCTACAACCACATCCTCAACGTGGTCGACCTCGCCGTGCACATCGCCGAACGCGAGGGCGCTGACGTGGACGTGGTCACCATCGCCGCGCTGTTTCACGACATCGCCAAACTCGAAGCCGACCAGGAGGTCCACGCCGAGGAGGGTGCGCGTGTCGCCCGCGAGTACCTCACGACACACGGAGACTTCACACAGTCGCTCATCGAACAGGTGTGTCAGGTCGTCTCCGAACACTCCTATCAGGGGCCGCTCTCGGACGTCTCACTGGAGACGCGCTGTCTCATCGAGGCCGACATCATCGACAAGGTCGGTGCCAACGGCACCGCGTTGATGCTCCTGCGGATGGGCTACGAGGCGCGGACCCACATGGACGCTGCCGAGATGGTCCAGCGGGTCCTCGAACGCGGCAAGGACGCGTCCCGACGGGTCGAGTCCGACACCGCCGAGAGCCTCGTCCACCAGCGGCTCACCCGGGTGAAGTGGTTCCAAGAGTGGCTCGAGGAGGAGGTCCCGAACATGGACCACGAGGGCTTCGGCGAGTAG
- a CDS encoding alanyl-tRNA editing protein, giving the protein MTDALYLAETRQRTFEAHVERALDDRVVLDRTCFYPTGGGQPSDTGVLRDPVTETTWRVTGVEKRDTIHHMVDGNPPTAGTSLVGELDWERRYAHMRYHTAQHLLSAVLLEAFDAETTGNQLYADHAHLDCAYPRFSATDLADIEARLNDLVAADLPVEWYVLDRGEAERRLDPERTRLHLLPDSITEVRIVEVVGPDGTAYDRTACAGTHVASTGAIGSVEVVGRETKGTGEERIEFVLS; this is encoded by the coding sequence ATGACCGACGCGTTGTACCTGGCCGAGACGCGACAGCGGACGTTCGAGGCACACGTCGAACGCGCACTCGACGACCGGGTCGTGCTCGACCGGACCTGCTTCTACCCGACTGGCGGCGGCCAGCCGTCTGACACCGGTGTCCTCCGAGACCCCGTCACGGAGACCACCTGGCGGGTCACTGGCGTCGAGAAACGCGACACGATTCACCACATGGTCGACGGGAACCCGCCCACGGCCGGGACGTCGCTCGTGGGCGAACTCGACTGGGAGCGTCGGTACGCACACATGCGCTATCACACGGCTCAACACCTCCTCTCGGCGGTGTTGCTCGAAGCGTTCGACGCCGAGACGACCGGTAACCAGCTGTACGCCGACCACGCCCACCTCGACTGTGCGTACCCGCGGTTCTCGGCCACCGACCTCGCGGACATCGAGGCGCGGCTGAACGACCTCGTCGCCGCGGACCTCCCTGTCGAATGGTACGTCCTCGACCGCGGCGAAGCCGAGCGACGGCTCGACCCGGAGCGGACGCGCCTGCACCTGCTCCCCGACTCCATCACCGAGGTCCGCATCGTCGAGGTCGTCGGGCCGGACGGAACGGCGTACGACCGGACCGCGTGTGCGGGGACTCACGTCGCGTCGACGGGTGCAATCGGGTCCGTCGAGGTCGTCGGCCGGGAGACGAAGGGTACCGGCGAAGAGCGCATCGAGTTCGTCCTCTCGTAG
- a CDS encoding HNH endonuclease — protein sequence MFCSSACYGQWLSENIVGENHHQSKGGSLDYGTGWWKARREALERDDYRCVRCEKTADELEQNPDVHHIKPVREFENPEEAHTLTNLVSLCRSCHCLVESDTSSVTRFKG from the coding sequence GTGTTCTGTTCGTCGGCCTGTTACGGGCAGTGGTTGTCGGAAAACATCGTCGGAGAGAATCATCACCAGTCGAAGGGTGGTTCTCTCGATTACGGCACTGGCTGGTGGAAGGCACGCCGCGAAGCCCTAGAACGTGACGACTATCGCTGTGTTCGTTGTGAGAAGACGGCCGACGAGTTAGAACAGAACCCCGATGTCCACCACATCAAACCAGTCCGTGAGTTTGAGAACCCCGAGGAGGCACACACACTTACAAACCTCGTCTCACTCTGTCGAAGTTGTCACTGCCTCGTTGAGAGTGATACTAGCAGCGTCACTCGTTTCAAAGGGTAA
- a CDS encoding DHH family phosphoesterase — protein sequence MPSGPALAEFLAGHDSLAVVCHNNPDPDSLASAMALEVIAHDAGLTDVDVLYSGSISHQQNRAFVNLLDLDLTRFAVGDLDTADLVAFVDHSRPGANNEVPQETSVDIVIDHHTADGVDASYVDHREAIGATATIMTEYLSELDLLTSEALATALMFAIRRETLTFLRGATSAEFAAAERLHGHLDTELLRRLAHPAVSESTVDAISDAIDNRTVRGSTLLSHTGWTTERDAIPQAADYLSEVEGVQTCIVFGLIDDSVELSARSTDSRVHVGNVLDEAFSDVGSAGGHRQMAGGHVPLGLFADLASDGGDEELVEMVERIVSRRLSRRLNLSSREEADTE from the coding sequence ATGCCCAGTGGACCTGCCCTCGCCGAGTTCCTCGCGGGCCACGACTCGCTTGCGGTCGTCTGTCACAACAACCCCGACCCCGACAGCCTCGCCAGCGCCATGGCGCTCGAGGTAATCGCTCACGACGCGGGACTCACGGACGTCGACGTGCTGTACAGCGGTTCGATCTCCCACCAGCAGAACCGGGCGTTCGTGAACCTCCTCGACCTCGACCTGACGCGCTTCGCCGTCGGCGACCTCGATACAGCCGACCTCGTCGCGTTCGTCGACCACTCTCGCCCCGGAGCGAACAACGAGGTGCCCCAGGAGACGTCGGTGGACATCGTCATCGACCACCACACAGCCGACGGTGTCGACGCGTCCTACGTCGACCACCGGGAGGCCATCGGTGCGACGGCGACCATCATGACGGAGTATCTCTCGGAACTCGACCTCCTGACGTCGGAGGCGCTCGCGACGGCGCTCATGTTCGCCATCCGGCGCGAGACGCTGACGTTCCTCCGGGGGGCGACGAGCGCCGAGTTCGCGGCCGCGGAACGGCTCCACGGCCACCTCGATACCGAACTGTTGCGCCGACTCGCCCACCCCGCGGTCAGCGAGTCGACGGTCGACGCCATCAGCGACGCCATCGACAACCGGACGGTCCGCGGGTCGACGCTCCTCAGCCACACCGGGTGGACGACAGAGCGCGACGCCATCCCGCAGGCCGCAGACTACCTCTCGGAGGTCGAGGGCGTTCAGACCTGCATCGTCTTCGGCCTCATCGACGACAGCGTCGAACTCAGCGCCCGTTCGACCGACTCGCGCGTCCACGTCGGCAACGTCCTCGACGAGGCGTTCTCCGACGTGGGAAGCGCCGGCGGCCACCGCCAGATGGCCGGCGGGCACGTCCCGCTCGGTCTGTTCGCCGACCTCGCCAGCGACGGTGGCGACGAGGAGTTGGTCGAGATGGTCGAGCGAATCGTCTCCCGGCGACTCAGCAGACGGCTCAACCTCTCCTCGCGAGAGGAAGCGGACACAGAGTAG
- a CDS encoding Na+/H+ antiporter NhaC family protein, whose amino-acid sequence MSEFGALSLVPPLLAIVLAIVTRKAVLSLFVGIWAGGIILTGGVGLGQTFDWIAAAIGESVFHAQIIVFTLLLGSSVAMIWRLGGSHAVRDFAIERIDTKRKAGAAAWILGVVLFFDDYANTAVVGSTMKDVSDHLNISREKLSYLVDSTAAPVATLAISSWVAFQLSMIESGYAATDLAESEIPDSFGVFLQSIPYNMYAILAIAMVGIIVLSQRDYGEMLTAEHRAAETGKVTRDDARPMQDVEAELGKPNIDDPRLVSFFLPIVVLISVTIGSALYTGYEPGASLYDVVTGADYAVALIFGSFAMVVSTYALGYVYNILSLSESVDTTIDGFGIMLTAVTILVLAWSIGNVVAPVEDGGLGTGAYIATLVEQFLSPEILPVAVLFTAAFIAFSTGSSWGTMAIVTPIAVPVAWNLTGSHTMVAAIVGMVFSGAIFGDHSSPISDTTVLSSTFTGADLIDHVRTQFYYATTVAIVALVLMLVWGYTRITPFALLAVGVVSLVGLVYGLSEFDANRRGIDPKSTTEPPEAAPADD is encoded by the coding sequence ATGTCAGAGTTTGGTGCACTATCACTCGTCCCGCCGCTGTTGGCTATCGTGCTCGCGATCGTCACGAGGAAAGCAGTCCTGTCGCTGTTCGTCGGCATCTGGGCCGGGGGTATCATCCTCACCGGTGGGGTCGGCCTCGGACAGACCTTCGACTGGATCGCAGCGGCGATCGGTGAGAGCGTGTTTCACGCGCAGATAATCGTCTTCACGCTGCTGCTCGGCTCGTCGGTCGCGATGATCTGGCGGTTGGGAGGGTCACACGCCGTTCGGGACTTCGCCATCGAACGAATCGACACCAAGCGCAAGGCTGGTGCCGCGGCGTGGATACTCGGTGTGGTCCTGTTCTTCGACGATTACGCGAACACCGCGGTCGTCGGGAGTACGATGAAAGACGTCTCGGACCACCTGAACATCTCCCGCGAGAAGCTCTCGTACCTGGTCGACTCGACCGCCGCGCCGGTCGCGACGCTGGCGATCTCCTCGTGGGTGGCCTTCCAGCTGTCGATGATCGAGTCGGGCTACGCAGCGACCGACCTGGCCGAGAGCGAGATTCCGGACTCGTTCGGGGTCTTCCTGCAGTCGATCCCCTACAACATGTACGCGATTCTGGCCATCGCCATGGTCGGCATCATCGTGCTCAGTCAGCGAGACTACGGCGAGATGCTCACCGCCGAACACCGCGCCGCCGAAACCGGCAAGGTGACTCGTGACGACGCCCGGCCGATGCAGGACGTCGAGGCCGAACTCGGGAAGCCGAACATCGACGACCCGCGACTGGTGTCGTTCTTCCTGCCCATCGTGGTGCTCATCTCGGTCACGATCGGCTCGGCGCTGTACACCGGGTACGAACCGGGCGCGTCGCTGTACGACGTCGTCACCGGTGCCGACTACGCGGTGGCGCTCATCTTCGGCTCGTTCGCGATGGTCGTCTCGACGTACGCACTCGGCTACGTCTACAACATCCTCTCGCTGAGCGAGAGCGTCGACACGACCATCGACGGCTTCGGCATCATGCTGACCGCGGTGACGATTCTCGTCCTCGCGTGGAGCATCGGCAACGTCGTCGCGCCCGTCGAAGACGGGGGACTCGGCACGGGCGCGTACATCGCAACGCTGGTCGAGCAGTTCCTGTCTCCCGAGATTCTGCCGGTCGCTGTGTTGTTCACCGCCGCGTTCATCGCCTTCTCGACCGGGAGTTCCTGGGGTACGATGGCGATCGTGACCCCGATCGCCGTTCCGGTGGCGTGGAACCTCACCGGCAGCCACACCATGGTCGCGGCCATCGTCGGCATGGTGTTTTCGGGTGCCATCTTCGGCGACCACTCCTCGCCCATCTCCGACACGACGGTGCTGTCGTCGACTTTCACCGGCGCCGACCTCATCGACCACGTCCGCACGCAGTTTTACTACGCGACGACAGTCGCCATCGTGGCGCTCGTGTTGATGCTCGTGTGGGGGTACACCCGTATCACGCCGTTCGCCCTGCTCGCGGTCGGCGTCGTGTCGCTGGTCGGACTCGTCTACGGCCTCTCGGAGTTCGACGCGAACCGGCGTGGCATCGACCCGAAGTCCACCACCGAACCACCCGAGGCCGCACCGGCCGACGACTGA
- a CDS encoding non-histone chromosomal MC1 family protein, which yields MVREDGKRNFVLREEDGTEDSVFSGRTPRQAALKAARRLHPAPSEDEVDDKAVLRLRERGTDKVHIYHGWAWKEEAPDDAPDWMPEVITKANVSKQGIEHLDE from the coding sequence ATGGTCCGTGAAGACGGCAAGCGGAACTTCGTGCTCCGCGAAGAGGACGGTACCGAAGACAGCGTGTTCAGCGGTCGAACGCCCCGACAGGCGGCACTCAAAGCGGCCCGCCGACTCCATCCCGCGCCGAGCGAGGACGAGGTCGACGACAAGGCCGTCTTGCGACTTCGCGAGCGCGGGACCGACAAGGTCCACATCTACCACGGCTGGGCCTGGAAGGAGGAGGCGCCCGACGACGCGCCCGACTGGATGCCCGAAGTCATCACCAAGGCGAACGTCTCCAAGCAGGGTATCGAACACCTCGACGAGTGA